In the Nicotiana tabacum cultivar K326 chromosome 16, ASM71507v2, whole genome shotgun sequence genome, one interval contains:
- the LOC107824412 gene encoding putative 1-phosphatidylinositol-3-phosphate 5-kinase FAB1D isoform X2: MEKLDSGNSLKFCRNSEQLCQFCSGTQENASLMINPAASLQSINSYGSCCSDFSVDANTDGSRFVRGLVFKKHAAHKHMPTKYDKPRLLLIQGALGLSSSELSSFESMQQEIDSEKSILDMIERYQPNVVLVENAVSRSIQESILKKGLTLVFDMKQHRLEKVARCTGSLSADVLVGRKLMQCDSFHFEKFVEEHSTSGDAGKKPSKTLMFIEGCPTRLGCTILLMGSNSVELKKIKRVVKDDAIVVAYNLILETSFLLDQKAMFSTLPLSQEVNLTLGNETPSVTDGQGIISNVEEHVDEASSSSTVDIPISSGFHEEINHMLDTESDSLPYEPYNPVVLSGLSSISSSVRRIVGDRFPLFSTSRQSMSSYLSFNGATKDDQGRADVQVSNVPDLINHNDAEQKPSSNEVNAPEKELYHTPLVPQEESLESQVSGEKLEDQEHMKDDMASSLDSESILILMSRRNASRGTMCEHSRFSRIKFYRDFDIPLEKFLQDNLLNQKQCKTCGESPEAHIFHYAHHNKLLTIQVRHLPMEKGLRGEREGKLWIWSRCCKCKSQSGSSLSTKRVLISTCSRGFSFGKFLELSFSNSSFFSRLSPCGHSFDKDFLYFFGLGRMVAMFKYSTVTTYSVFLPPKELEFSSSVKGEFLKQDFDDVHMKGIMMLLDVEKALKAVQSRLGTALNLQGSIKDFSEIENMLKEERSQFEIDIQNVVKNGSQDVVVYKFLSLNRIRLDLLLEACVWDRRLHSLLSSYHTDSDPKGINPKQSTVPDIEPFSHKEQQVKCSIEGDTNYEAVANLGRGDITLDDSRDLNIEFTEDSSAEENNGTETIEESCEFRNHNCDLKLNLVSAEANGSLIAEIPIDANLRGFREESTSSISSAFAEVTEFSTAAKISANGLSVEDPAVKSNCSHSGDENNLQSNLPSLTLLQSEKLSLSSVDGRTGRDSMDPQLDNFENDKGWWAPFPEIRREYMKDLQRGYPPKLGSITTHAVETTAYKLVTDEGAKLHIPIGSEKYVLSDYEDEVSSIIACALARLKDLPIVCEDLGDDGRKDGGMDGNAYESSKSLMRLFSLTSPHFSSTSSLDLEGIQSSQVSEQTRSSSLDGLDMLNSAAVHPEISFGSGKFPGKRKYSVMCLYASHFSRLRGRCCPSEVDYIASLSRCRKWNAKGGKSKSLFAKTLDDRFIIKEILRAEFDSFLKFGHSYFEYMEQCYEKGNQTCLAKVLGIYQVIVRPTKSGKETRHDLMVMENLSFGRNITRQYDLKGVLHARFNSAGDTAGDVLLDQNFVNDMNISPLYVGTRSKRNLQRAVWNDCGFLNSVNVMDYSLLVGVDTERRELVCGIIDYLRQYTWDKQLENWVKSSLVVPKNQLPTVISPREYKKRFRKFIDTHFLSVPENWCSQGPSNLSVLCGIAVSNEDAKSKGQEEHRHEHQSTAHGNQNDTIT; the protein is encoded by the exons ATGGAAAAACTGGACAGTGGAAATTCCTTAAAGTTTTGCAGGAATTCTGAACAATTGTGCCAATTTTGCAGCGGAACACAAGAGAATGCAAGTCTGATGATCAATCCAGCTGCTTCATTACAAAGCATAAACAGCTATGGCTCATGTTGCA GTGACTTTTCAGTTGATGCAAACACAGATGGGAG TCGTTTTGTCAGGGGGCTGGTCTTTAAAAAACATGCTGCTCACAAGCACATGCCAACAAAGTACGACAAACCTAGGTTGCTTTTGATCCAGGGTGCACTAGGGCTCTCTTCAAGTGAGTTGTCATCATTTGAGTCCATGCAACAG GAGATAGATAGTGAGAAATCTATCCTCGATATGATAGAAAGATACCAACCGAATGTGGTTTTAGTGGAGAATGCTGTTTCTCGTAGCATACAGGAGTCTATTTTGAAGAAAGGATTAACTTTAGTCTTTGATATGAAACAACATCGCTTGGAGAAAGTTGCTCGTTGCACAGGTTCATTATCTGCTGATGTATTGGTTGGCCGAAAGCTCATGCAGTGTGATTCCTTTCATTTCGAAAAGTTTGTAGAAGAACATTCTACTTCTGGTGATGCCGGGAAAAAGCCTAGCAAAACATTGATGTTTATTGAGGGCTGTCCTACTCGTCTGGGATGTACA ATTTTGTTAATGGGATCAAACAGTGTTGAATTGAAGAAGATTAAACGTGTAGTCAAAGATGATGCGATTGTCGTGGCGTACAATTTAATCCTAGAGACTTCTTTCCTCCTGGATCAAAAAGCAATGTTCTCAACTCTTCCTCTTAGCCAGGAGGTGAATCTAACACTTGGTAATGAAACACCATCGGTTACTGATGGACAAGGAATTATATCTAATGTTGAGGAGCATGTCGATGAAGCCAGTTCATCCTCTACAGTTGATATTCCAATATCCAGTGGCTTCCATGAAGAAATAAATCATATGTTAGACACAGAAAGCGATTCTCTACCATATGAGCCATACAACCCAGTCGTTCTATCTGGATTATCATCTATCTCGTCCTCCGTCAGAAGGATTGTGGGGGATAGATTTCCTCTCTTCTCCACCTCTCGTCAATCCATGTCCTCATATCTTAGTTTTAATGGAGCCACGAAAGATGATCAGGGACGAGCTGATGTTCAAGTTTCTAATGTGCCTGATTTGATTAATCATAATGATGCAGAACAAAAACCGAGTTCTAATGAGGTGAATGCACCTGAAAAGGAGCTATATCATACTCCACTTGTGCCGCAGGAAGAATCTTTAGAATCACAAGTATCTGGTGAAAAGCTTGAAGACCAAGAACATATGAAGGATGACATGGCATCGTCATTGGATTCTGAGAGTATTTTGATTCTGATGTCCCGCCGGAATGCTTCAAGAGGGACTATGTGTGAGCATAGTCGTTTTTCTCGGATTAAGTTCTATCGAGATTTTGATATTCCCCTCGAAAAGTTTTTGCAGGATAATTTGCTAAATCAG AAGCAGTGCAAGACCTGTGGTGAATCCCCTGAAGCTCACATTTTTCATTATGCGCATCACAACAAGCTCCTAACCATTCAAGTTCGGCATCTTCCCATGGAAAAGGGTCTGCGAGGTGAACGTGAAGGGAAACTCTGGATATGGAGTCGTTGCTGTAAATGCAAATCCCAGAGTGGAAGCTCATTATCCACAAAAAGAGTGTTAATATCCACTTGCTCACGTGGTTTTTCTTTTGGAAAGTTTTTGGAGCTCAGTTTCTCAAATTCCTCTTTTTTTAGTAGACTGTCTCCCTGTGGTCACTCCTTTGATAAGGATTTCCTCTACTTCTTTGG GTTAGGGCGAATGGTTGCTATGTTCAAGTACTCTACTGTAACTACTTATTCCGTGTTTCTTCCTCCCAAGGAGCTGGAATTTAGCAGTTCCGTTAAAGGAGAATTTCTTAAGCAGGACTTTGATGAT GTGCACATGAAAGGGATTATGATGCTTCTTGATGTAGAAAAAGCTCTGAAGGCAGTACAGTCTCGTCTTGGAACAGCGCTAAATCTTCAAGGATCAATTAAGGATTTTTCTGAAATTGAAAACATGTTGAAGGAAGAGAGATCTCAGTTTGAG aTTGACATACAAAATGTAGTTAAGAATGGGAGTCAGGATGTTGTGGTTTATAAATTTCTAAGCTTGAACAGAATACGACTGGATCTTCTGCTTGAGGCGTGTGTGTGGGATCGCCGTCTTCATTCATTGCTATCTTCTTATCATACAGATAGTGATCCCAAAGGCATTAACCCGAAGCAATCCACAGTGCCAGATATTGAACCTTTTAGCCACAAAGAGCAACAAGTAAAGTGCAGCATTGAAGGAGATACTAATTATGAGGCAGTAGCTAATCTGGGAAGAGGTGACATAACTTTGGACGATTCTCGTGATCTGAATATTGAGTTCACTGAGGATTCTTCTGCAGAGGAAAACAATGGGACAGAAACCATTGAAGAAAGTTGTGAATTTCGGAACCATAATTGTGATCTGAAATTGAACCTGGTATCTGCCGAAGCAAATGGTTCTCTCATTGCAGAAATTCCTATTGATGCTAATCTTAGAGGATTTAGAGAAGAAAGCACATCATCAATTTCATCTGCTTTTGCTGAAGTTACTGAGTTCTCTACTGCAGCAAAAATATCTGCAAATGGATTATCCGTCGAGGATCCTGCAGTGAAATCTAATTGTTCACATTCTGGTGACGAAAATAATCTACAATCGAATCTTCCTTCACTCACTCTTCTGCAGTCAGAAAAACTAAGTCTTTCTAGTGTTGATGGGAGGACTGGCAGAGATTCTATGGATCCTCAATTGGACAATTTTGAGAATGATAAAGGGTGGTGGGCTCCATTCCCTGAAATTCGGCGTGAATACATGAAGGATCTGCAGAGAGGTTACCCGCCAAAATTAGGATCCATCACAACCCATGCGGTAGAAACTACAGCTTACAAACTTGTTACTGATGAGGGTGCAAAGTTGCACATTCCCATTGGAAGTGAGAAGTACGTTTTGTCTGATTATGAAGATGAAGTTTCAAGCATCATCGCTTGTGCTTTAGCAAGGCTGAAGGATTTGCCAATTGTGTGTGAAGATCTTGGAGATGACGGAAGGAAAGATGGAGGAATGGATGGTAATGCATATGAGAGTTCGAAAAGCTTAATGCGATTATTCTCACTGACTTCTCCTCATTTCTCCTCAACTAGTTCTTTAGATTTAGAGGGGATTCAGTCTTCCCAAGTATCAGAACAAACACGCTCGTCTAGTTTAGATGGGTTAGATATGTTAAATTCTGCTGCTGTTCATCCTGAAATCTCCTTTGGTTCGGGAAAATTTCCTGGGAAGCGTAAATACTCAGTTATGTGTCTCTATGCTAGCCATTTTTCTCGTTTGCGAGGTCGATGTTGCCCATCTGAAGTTGATTATATTGCTTCTCTAAGTAGGTGTAGGAAGTGGAATGCGAAAGGTGGGAAAAGTAAATCCTTGTTTGCCAAAACTCTCGATGACCGGTTTATCATCAAAGAAATCTTGAGAGCAGAATTTGACTCGTTCTTGAAGTTTGGTCATAGTTATTTTGAGTACATGGAACAGTGCTACGAGAAGGGCAATCAAACCTGCCTTGCAAAAGTTCTTGGCATTTATCAG GTCATTGTAAGGCCAACAAAAAGTGGGAAAGAGACAAGACATGATCTCATGGTGATGGAGAACCTTTCATTTGGAAGAAATATTACTAGGCAATATGATCTAAAAGGAGTTCTGCATGCTCGATTTAATTCAGCTGGCGATACTGCAGGAGATGTTCTTTTGGACCAAAATTTTGTGAATGATATGAACATCTCTCCTTTATATGTTGGAACGAGATCAAAGAGGAATTTGCAACGAGCCGTATGGAATGACTGTGGCTTCCTCAAT TCAGTCAATGTGATGGACTATTCTTTACTTGTTGGAGTGGATACTGAGCGCCGCGAACTTGTTTGCGGCATCATTGACTATCTCAGGCAGTACACATGGGACAAACAACTTGAGAATTGGGTCAAATCCTCGCTTGTGGTTCCCAAGAATCAGCTTCCTACTGTCATCTCCCCAAGGGAGTATAAAAAGAGATTTAGAAAGTTTATCGACACACATTTCCTAAGTGTTCCGGAAAATTGGTGCTCCCAAGGACCTTCAAATCTTTCCGTACTTTGTGGCATAGCTGTTAGTAATGAAGATGCTAAGTCTAAAGGTCAAGAGGAGCACAGACATGAGCACCAATCAACTGCTCATGGAAACCAAAACGATACTATTACCTGA
- the LOC107824412 gene encoding putative 1-phosphatidylinositol-3-phosphate 5-kinase FAB1D isoform X1: MEKLDSGNSLKFCRNSEQLCQFCSGTQENASLMINPAASLQSINSYGSCCSDFSVDANTDGRVYVDACSTDSSQEDSGSATCIGRDVELTRTGNSEEPKDSRRERYDDDDDEAGTSCNDEFDAQFWLPPQPEDDDDDIEGSVANYDDDDDECGDGRNWGRPESLISFGEEGFGSYKFKEERQKALQEVMNGKLKALVSDLLKSVGVATSGKEGDNWVDIITSLSWEAASFVKPDATEGKMNPLEYVKIKCISTGSPSQSRFVRGLVFKKHAAHKHMPTKYDKPRLLLIQGALGLSSSELSSFESMQQEIDSEKSILDMIERYQPNVVLVENAVSRSIQESILKKGLTLVFDMKQHRLEKVARCTGSLSADVLVGRKLMQCDSFHFEKFVEEHSTSGDAGKKPSKTLMFIEGCPTRLGCTILLMGSNSVELKKIKRVVKDDAIVVAYNLILETSFLLDQKAMFSTLPLSQEVNLTLGNETPSVTDGQGIISNVEEHVDEASSSSTVDIPISSGFHEEINHMLDTESDSLPYEPYNPVVLSGLSSISSSVRRIVGDRFPLFSTSRQSMSSYLSFNGATKDDQGRADVQVSNVPDLINHNDAEQKPSSNEVNAPEKELYHTPLVPQEESLESQVSGEKLEDQEHMKDDMASSLDSESILILMSRRNASRGTMCEHSRFSRIKFYRDFDIPLEKFLQDNLLNQKQCKTCGESPEAHIFHYAHHNKLLTIQVRHLPMEKGLRGEREGKLWIWSRCCKCKSQSGSSLSTKRVLISTCSRGFSFGKFLELSFSNSSFFSRLSPCGHSFDKDFLYFFGLGRMVAMFKYSTVTTYSVFLPPKELEFSSSVKGEFLKQDFDDVHMKGIMMLLDVEKALKAVQSRLGTALNLQGSIKDFSEIENMLKEERSQFEIDIQNVVKNGSQDVVVYKFLSLNRIRLDLLLEACVWDRRLHSLLSSYHTDSDPKGINPKQSTVPDIEPFSHKEQQVKCSIEGDTNYEAVANLGRGDITLDDSRDLNIEFTEDSSAEENNGTETIEESCEFRNHNCDLKLNLVSAEANGSLIAEIPIDANLRGFREESTSSISSAFAEVTEFSTAAKISANGLSVEDPAVKSNCSHSGDENNLQSNLPSLTLLQSEKLSLSSVDGRTGRDSMDPQLDNFENDKGWWAPFPEIRREYMKDLQRGYPPKLGSITTHAVETTAYKLVTDEGAKLHIPIGSEKYVLSDYEDEVSSIIACALARLKDLPIVCEDLGDDGRKDGGMDGNAYESSKSLMRLFSLTSPHFSSTSSLDLEGIQSSQVSEQTRSSSLDGLDMLNSAAVHPEISFGSGKFPGKRKYSVMCLYASHFSRLRGRCCPSEVDYIASLSRCRKWNAKGGKSKSLFAKTLDDRFIIKEILRAEFDSFLKFGHSYFEYMEQCYEKGNQTCLAKVLGIYQVIVRPTKSGKETRHDLMVMENLSFGRNITRQYDLKGVLHARFNSAGDTAGDVLLDQNFVNDMNISPLYVGTRSKRNLQRAVWNDCGFLNSVNVMDYSLLVGVDTERRELVCGIIDYLRQYTWDKQLENWVKSSLVVPKNQLPTVISPREYKKRFRKFIDTHFLSVPENWCSQGPSNLSVLCGIAVSNEDAKSKGQEEHRHEHQSTAHGNQNDTIT, translated from the exons ATGGAAAAACTGGACAGTGGAAATTCCTTAAAGTTTTGCAGGAATTCTGAACAATTGTGCCAATTTTGCAGCGGAACACAAGAGAATGCAAGTCTGATGATCAATCCAGCTGCTTCATTACAAAGCATAAACAGCTATGGCTCATGTTGCA GTGACTTTTCAGTTGATGCAAACACAGATGGGAG GGTTTATGTAGATGCATGTAGTACAGACAGCAGTCAAGAAGATTCTGGTTCTGCTACATGCATAGGAAGAGATGTAGAACTAACGAGAACTGGTAATTCCGAGGAACCCAAGGATAGTAGAAGGGAaagatatgatgatgatgatgacgaagCTGGAACCTCTTGTAATGATGAATTTGATGCCCAGTTCTGGCTGCCCCCACAAccagaagatgatgatgatgatattgagggCAGTGTGGCTAATTATGACGATGACGATGATGAATGTGGTGATGGTCGGAATTGGGGCAGGCCTGAATCTTTAATCAGCTTCGGTGAAGAAGGTTTTGGTAGTTATAAGTTTAAAGAGGAAAGGCAAAAGGCATTGCAAGAAGTAATGAATGGGAAGCTTAAGGCCCTTGTTAGTGACCTTCTTAAATCTGTTGGTGTCGCCACTTCGGGGAAAGAAGGTGATAACTGGGTTGATATAATCACTTCCTTATCATGGGAGGCTGCTTCATTTGTGAAGCCTGATGCTACAGAAGGAAAGATGAATCCTTTAGAATATGTGAAGATAAAATGCATTTCAACTGGCTCTCCCAGCCAAAG TCGTTTTGTCAGGGGGCTGGTCTTTAAAAAACATGCTGCTCACAAGCACATGCCAACAAAGTACGACAAACCTAGGTTGCTTTTGATCCAGGGTGCACTAGGGCTCTCTTCAAGTGAGTTGTCATCATTTGAGTCCATGCAACAG GAGATAGATAGTGAGAAATCTATCCTCGATATGATAGAAAGATACCAACCGAATGTGGTTTTAGTGGAGAATGCTGTTTCTCGTAGCATACAGGAGTCTATTTTGAAGAAAGGATTAACTTTAGTCTTTGATATGAAACAACATCGCTTGGAGAAAGTTGCTCGTTGCACAGGTTCATTATCTGCTGATGTATTGGTTGGCCGAAAGCTCATGCAGTGTGATTCCTTTCATTTCGAAAAGTTTGTAGAAGAACATTCTACTTCTGGTGATGCCGGGAAAAAGCCTAGCAAAACATTGATGTTTATTGAGGGCTGTCCTACTCGTCTGGGATGTACA ATTTTGTTAATGGGATCAAACAGTGTTGAATTGAAGAAGATTAAACGTGTAGTCAAAGATGATGCGATTGTCGTGGCGTACAATTTAATCCTAGAGACTTCTTTCCTCCTGGATCAAAAAGCAATGTTCTCAACTCTTCCTCTTAGCCAGGAGGTGAATCTAACACTTGGTAATGAAACACCATCGGTTACTGATGGACAAGGAATTATATCTAATGTTGAGGAGCATGTCGATGAAGCCAGTTCATCCTCTACAGTTGATATTCCAATATCCAGTGGCTTCCATGAAGAAATAAATCATATGTTAGACACAGAAAGCGATTCTCTACCATATGAGCCATACAACCCAGTCGTTCTATCTGGATTATCATCTATCTCGTCCTCCGTCAGAAGGATTGTGGGGGATAGATTTCCTCTCTTCTCCACCTCTCGTCAATCCATGTCCTCATATCTTAGTTTTAATGGAGCCACGAAAGATGATCAGGGACGAGCTGATGTTCAAGTTTCTAATGTGCCTGATTTGATTAATCATAATGATGCAGAACAAAAACCGAGTTCTAATGAGGTGAATGCACCTGAAAAGGAGCTATATCATACTCCACTTGTGCCGCAGGAAGAATCTTTAGAATCACAAGTATCTGGTGAAAAGCTTGAAGACCAAGAACATATGAAGGATGACATGGCATCGTCATTGGATTCTGAGAGTATTTTGATTCTGATGTCCCGCCGGAATGCTTCAAGAGGGACTATGTGTGAGCATAGTCGTTTTTCTCGGATTAAGTTCTATCGAGATTTTGATATTCCCCTCGAAAAGTTTTTGCAGGATAATTTGCTAAATCAG AAGCAGTGCAAGACCTGTGGTGAATCCCCTGAAGCTCACATTTTTCATTATGCGCATCACAACAAGCTCCTAACCATTCAAGTTCGGCATCTTCCCATGGAAAAGGGTCTGCGAGGTGAACGTGAAGGGAAACTCTGGATATGGAGTCGTTGCTGTAAATGCAAATCCCAGAGTGGAAGCTCATTATCCACAAAAAGAGTGTTAATATCCACTTGCTCACGTGGTTTTTCTTTTGGAAAGTTTTTGGAGCTCAGTTTCTCAAATTCCTCTTTTTTTAGTAGACTGTCTCCCTGTGGTCACTCCTTTGATAAGGATTTCCTCTACTTCTTTGG GTTAGGGCGAATGGTTGCTATGTTCAAGTACTCTACTGTAACTACTTATTCCGTGTTTCTTCCTCCCAAGGAGCTGGAATTTAGCAGTTCCGTTAAAGGAGAATTTCTTAAGCAGGACTTTGATGAT GTGCACATGAAAGGGATTATGATGCTTCTTGATGTAGAAAAAGCTCTGAAGGCAGTACAGTCTCGTCTTGGAACAGCGCTAAATCTTCAAGGATCAATTAAGGATTTTTCTGAAATTGAAAACATGTTGAAGGAAGAGAGATCTCAGTTTGAG aTTGACATACAAAATGTAGTTAAGAATGGGAGTCAGGATGTTGTGGTTTATAAATTTCTAAGCTTGAACAGAATACGACTGGATCTTCTGCTTGAGGCGTGTGTGTGGGATCGCCGTCTTCATTCATTGCTATCTTCTTATCATACAGATAGTGATCCCAAAGGCATTAACCCGAAGCAATCCACAGTGCCAGATATTGAACCTTTTAGCCACAAAGAGCAACAAGTAAAGTGCAGCATTGAAGGAGATACTAATTATGAGGCAGTAGCTAATCTGGGAAGAGGTGACATAACTTTGGACGATTCTCGTGATCTGAATATTGAGTTCACTGAGGATTCTTCTGCAGAGGAAAACAATGGGACAGAAACCATTGAAGAAAGTTGTGAATTTCGGAACCATAATTGTGATCTGAAATTGAACCTGGTATCTGCCGAAGCAAATGGTTCTCTCATTGCAGAAATTCCTATTGATGCTAATCTTAGAGGATTTAGAGAAGAAAGCACATCATCAATTTCATCTGCTTTTGCTGAAGTTACTGAGTTCTCTACTGCAGCAAAAATATCTGCAAATGGATTATCCGTCGAGGATCCTGCAGTGAAATCTAATTGTTCACATTCTGGTGACGAAAATAATCTACAATCGAATCTTCCTTCACTCACTCTTCTGCAGTCAGAAAAACTAAGTCTTTCTAGTGTTGATGGGAGGACTGGCAGAGATTCTATGGATCCTCAATTGGACAATTTTGAGAATGATAAAGGGTGGTGGGCTCCATTCCCTGAAATTCGGCGTGAATACATGAAGGATCTGCAGAGAGGTTACCCGCCAAAATTAGGATCCATCACAACCCATGCGGTAGAAACTACAGCTTACAAACTTGTTACTGATGAGGGTGCAAAGTTGCACATTCCCATTGGAAGTGAGAAGTACGTTTTGTCTGATTATGAAGATGAAGTTTCAAGCATCATCGCTTGTGCTTTAGCAAGGCTGAAGGATTTGCCAATTGTGTGTGAAGATCTTGGAGATGACGGAAGGAAAGATGGAGGAATGGATGGTAATGCATATGAGAGTTCGAAAAGCTTAATGCGATTATTCTCACTGACTTCTCCTCATTTCTCCTCAACTAGTTCTTTAGATTTAGAGGGGATTCAGTCTTCCCAAGTATCAGAACAAACACGCTCGTCTAGTTTAGATGGGTTAGATATGTTAAATTCTGCTGCTGTTCATCCTGAAATCTCCTTTGGTTCGGGAAAATTTCCTGGGAAGCGTAAATACTCAGTTATGTGTCTCTATGCTAGCCATTTTTCTCGTTTGCGAGGTCGATGTTGCCCATCTGAAGTTGATTATATTGCTTCTCTAAGTAGGTGTAGGAAGTGGAATGCGAAAGGTGGGAAAAGTAAATCCTTGTTTGCCAAAACTCTCGATGACCGGTTTATCATCAAAGAAATCTTGAGAGCAGAATTTGACTCGTTCTTGAAGTTTGGTCATAGTTATTTTGAGTACATGGAACAGTGCTACGAGAAGGGCAATCAAACCTGCCTTGCAAAAGTTCTTGGCATTTATCAG GTCATTGTAAGGCCAACAAAAAGTGGGAAAGAGACAAGACATGATCTCATGGTGATGGAGAACCTTTCATTTGGAAGAAATATTACTAGGCAATATGATCTAAAAGGAGTTCTGCATGCTCGATTTAATTCAGCTGGCGATACTGCAGGAGATGTTCTTTTGGACCAAAATTTTGTGAATGATATGAACATCTCTCCTTTATATGTTGGAACGAGATCAAAGAGGAATTTGCAACGAGCCGTATGGAATGACTGTGGCTTCCTCAAT TCAGTCAATGTGATGGACTATTCTTTACTTGTTGGAGTGGATACTGAGCGCCGCGAACTTGTTTGCGGCATCATTGACTATCTCAGGCAGTACACATGGGACAAACAACTTGAGAATTGGGTCAAATCCTCGCTTGTGGTTCCCAAGAATCAGCTTCCTACTGTCATCTCCCCAAGGGAGTATAAAAAGAGATTTAGAAAGTTTATCGACACACATTTCCTAAGTGTTCCGGAAAATTGGTGCTCCCAAGGACCTTCAAATCTTTCCGTACTTTGTGGCATAGCTGTTAGTAATGAAGATGCTAAGTCTAAAGGTCAAGAGGAGCACAGACATGAGCACCAATCAACTGCTCATGGAAACCAAAACGATACTATTACCTGA